The Proteus vulgaris genome has a segment encoding these proteins:
- the murJ_2 gene encoding Probable peptidoglycan biosynthesis protein MurJ, which translates to MLVLPRVSFKNSGVWRVLKLMGPAILGVSVSQISLIINTIFASFLVSGSVSWMYYADRLMELPTGVLGVALGTILLPSLSKSFASGNTEEYRKLMDWGLRLCFLLALPCTIGLAVLSGPLTASLFQYGNFKAHDALMTQQALIAYCVGLMGLIIIKILAPGFYSRQDIKTPVKIAIATLILTQLMNLAFIGSLKHVGLALSIGIAACFNAAMLFWQIRKKKYLSTFGGVACIFIKTSGCAGGYGGCFSWHVMGYAKLGCGKYANAYFTSITGRCSRGW; encoded by the coding sequence ATGCTTGTACTACCTCGAGTCTCATTTAAAAACAGCGGAGTCTGGCGTGTTTTAAAATTAATGGGGCCAGCTATTTTGGGTGTTTCAGTTAGCCAAATTTCCCTAATTATCAATACAATTTTTGCCTCTTTTTTAGTTTCAGGCTCCGTTTCATGGATGTATTATGCAGACCGATTAATGGAGTTACCTACAGGCGTCTTAGGGGTTGCATTGGGAACTATTTTACTTCCTTCATTATCAAAGAGCTTTGCTAGTGGGAATACTGAAGAATATAGAAAGCTGATGGATTGGGGGTTAAGATTGTGCTTTTTATTAGCCTTGCCTTGTACTATTGGTTTAGCTGTATTATCTGGGCCGTTAACAGCGTCTTTATTTCAGTACGGAAATTTTAAAGCTCACGATGCGTTAATGACACAACAGGCGTTAATTGCTTACTGTGTTGGGCTGATGGGGCTTATTATCATAAAAATCCTAGCGCCAGGTTTCTATTCTCGTCAGGATATTAAAACACCAGTAAAAATTGCTATTGCAACATTAATACTGACACAATTAATGAATCTTGCATTTATTGGTAGCCTAAAACATGTTGGTCTTGCGCTTTCAATCGGTATTGCCGCCTGTTTTAATGCTGCGATGCTGTTTTGGCAAATCCGTAAGAAAAAATATTTATCAACCTTTGGCGGGGTGGCCTGTATTTTTATTAAAACTAGCGGTTGCGCTGGTGGTTATGGGGGCTGTTTTAGTTGGCATGTTATGGGTTATGCCAAGCTGGGATGTGGGAAGTATGCTAATGCGTATTTTACGTCTATTACTGGTCGTTGTAGTCGGGGCTGGTAG
- a CDS encoding lipoprotein, giving the protein MKKAIIISVSLATLFLAGCTADGKFNTSKLTPVNCVGVFDKTNEQLSFTAKDVNDRLYSPSKPIDSVDGWIEVKDIRGLLCQDVITANED; this is encoded by the coding sequence ATGAAAAAAGCCATTATCATCTCTGTGTCATTAGCTACGTTATTTCTTGCTGGTTGTACTGCTGACGGGAAATTTAATACCTCAAAATTAACGCCAGTTAATTGTGTGGGGGTATTTGACAAGACAAATGAACAGCTGTCATTTACGGCTAAAGATGTCAACGATCGCCTTTATAGCCCAAGCAAACCAATAGATAGCGTTGATGGTTGGATTGAGGTAAAAGATATCAGAGGGCTATTGTGTCAGGATGTTATAACTGCTAATGAAGATTAG
- the argS gene encoding arginyl-tRNA synthetase: MCAAGAPADSEPLVRQSAKVQFGDYQANGVMGAAKKMGIPPRQLAEKILEQLDITGIADKVEIAGPGFINIFLSPQWVAKQAENALVDEHLNVTPVAPQTIVIDYSSPNVAKQMHVGHLRSTIIGDASARTLSFLGHNVIRANHLGDWGTQFGMLIAYLEKKQNENAADMALSDLEEFYREAKKCYDEDEVFAERARNYVVKLQGGDEYCRTMWRKLVDITMQQNQVTYQRLNVTLTEDDIMGESLYNPMLPGIVADLKAKGLAVESEGATVVFLDEYKNKEGEPMGVIVQKKDGGYLYTTTDIACAKYRHEHLHADRVLYYIDSRQHQHLMQAWTIVRKAGYIPDSMSLEHHMFGMMLGKDGRPFKTRSGGTIRLTDLLDEAQERARTLIAEKNPDMDQDELNNVARVVGIGAVKYADLSKNRTTDYIFDWDLMLSFEGNTAPYMQYAYTRVASIFKRAEIDENTLTQPIELTQSHEKQLALRLVQFDETIMQVAREGTPHVMCAYLYDLAQTFSGFYENCPILSAEDESIRQSRLKLARLTARTLKQGLDTLGIETVDRM, encoded by the coding sequence ATGTGTGCTGCTGGCGCACCCGCTGATAGCGAACCTCTTGTCCGTCAGTCAGCCAAAGTACAATTTGGTGACTATCAGGCAAATGGTGTCATGGGAGCAGCAAAGAAAATGGGGATCCCACCCCGACAACTCGCAGAAAAAATTCTGGAACAGCTTGATATTACAGGTATTGCAGATAAAGTTGAAATTGCAGGTCCTGGCTTTATCAATATCTTCTTATCTCCGCAATGGGTTGCTAAACAAGCTGAAAACGCATTAGTCGATGAACATCTGAATGTAACACCTGTTGCACCTCAAACTATTGTTATCGACTATTCATCACCAAACGTTGCAAAACAAATGCATGTTGGCCACTTACGCTCCACCATTATTGGTGATGCAAGTGCACGTACTTTATCTTTCTTAGGTCATAACGTTATTCGTGCTAATCACCTCGGTGATTGGGGTACACAATTTGGTATGTTAATTGCGTACTTAGAGAAAAAACAAAACGAAAATGCCGCAGATATGGCATTATCTGATCTCGAAGAATTCTATCGTGAAGCAAAAAAATGTTATGACGAAGATGAAGTCTTCGCCGAGCGTGCACGTAATTACGTTGTAAAATTACAAGGTGGTGATGAGTATTGTCGTACAATGTGGCGCAAACTTGTTGATATCACTATGCAACAAAACCAAGTGACTTATCAGCGTCTTAATGTCACGCTAACTGAAGATGACATCATGGGTGAAAGCCTTTATAACCCGATGTTGCCTGGCATTGTCGCTGACCTAAAAGCAAAAGGCCTTGCTGTAGAAAGTGAGGGGGCAACGGTTGTTTTCCTGGATGAGTATAAAAACAAGGAAGGCGAACCTATGGGTGTTATCGTTCAGAAAAAAGACGGTGGCTACCTTTATACAACAACGGATATTGCTTGTGCTAAATATCGTCACGAACACCTACATGCTGACCGCGTGCTCTATTATATCGACTCTCGCCAACATCAACATTTAATGCAAGCGTGGACTATTGTCCGTAAAGCAGGTTACATCCCTGATTCAATGTCACTTGAACACCATATGTTCGGTATGATGTTAGGTAAAGATGGTCGCCCATTTAAAACACGTTCTGGTGGTACTATCCGTTTAACGGATTTACTCGATGAGGCACAAGAAAGAGCACGTACATTAATCGCTGAAAAAAATCCAGATATGGATCAAGACGAGTTAAATAATGTTGCTCGTGTTGTCGGTATTGGTGCTGTTAAATACGCTGACTTATCTAAAAACCGTACAACAGATTACATCTTTGATTGGGATCTGATGTTAAGTTTTGAAGGTAATACCGCACCTTATATGCAATATGCTTATACTCGCGTTGCCTCAATCTTCAAACGCGCAGAAATTGATGAGAACACATTAACGCAACCTATCGAGTTAACACAATCTCATGAAAAACAACTTGCACTGCGTTTAGTGCAATTTGATGAGACTATCATGCAAGTTGCTCGCGAAGGAACACCTCATGTGATGTGTGCTTATCTCTACGATCTGGCACAAACCTTCTCGGGTTTTTATGAAAACTGCCCTATCTTATCTGCTGAAGATGAAAGCATTCGCCAAAGTCGCCTAAAACTGGCTCGCTTGACGGCAAGAACATTAAAGCAAGGTTTAGATACATTAGGAATTGAAACAGTTGATAGAATGTAA
- the yecM gene encoding Uncharacterized protein conserved in bacteria: MALFSSIPQLNDLTHALPLFEEKMTQLANQLGLNFTYYLTDHISLRCHDLTLAEQWRKGLSLCGKCISDNVINGRPIYLFQLDTALTVLNQAVSIVELPFPTHKIYEYQGWEHIEQVIPVEPADLVNKVMSFLPQTLPESVSLKISEPKGEKERLPNPTVAISNGKVTVKYHPYSLLEIVESEC; the protein is encoded by the coding sequence ATGGCGTTATTTTCTTCAATCCCTCAATTAAATGATTTAACTCACGCGCTTCCTCTGTTTGAAGAAAAAATGACACAGCTTGCTAATCAGTTAGGTTTAAATTTTACATATTATCTTACGGATCATATTTCGTTACGTTGTCACGATTTAACGTTGGCTGAGCAGTGGCGAAAAGGGCTTAGTCTATGTGGAAAGTGTATTTCTGATAATGTTATTAATGGGCGCCCAATTTATCTTTTTCAATTAGACACGGCATTAACGGTTTTAAATCAAGCGGTTTCTATTGTTGAATTACCATTCCCTACACATAAAATATATGAATACCAAGGTTGGGAACATATTGAGCAAGTGATCCCCGTCGAGCCCGCAGATTTAGTGAATAAAGTCATGTCTTTTTTACCCCAAACGTTACCTGAGAGTGTTAGCTTAAAAATCAGTGAACCTAAAGGTGAGAAAGAACGGTTGCCTAATCCAACGGTAGCTATTTCTAACGGGAAAGTGACAGTAAAGTATCATCCTTATTCGTTACTTGAAATCGTAGAAAGTGAGTGTTGA
- the cutC gene encoding copper homeostasis protein CutC produces the protein MTTLEICCFGAECALVAERAGADRIELCTSPSEGGITPSFGMLRQVRDLVRIPVHPIVRPRGGDFCYTQADFSAMKNDISLIRDMGFPGAVVGLLNEEGHIDLPKMDILMELAGPLAITFHRAFDMCVNPLLGLEQLTQLGVSRILTSGQQANAELGLPLLRTLNEKSQGPIIMAGAGVRLSNIQKFLDVGLKEIHSSAGKVAPSTMIYRKAGVTMSSDSEVDEFTHYCVDEDTVEAMKDIMSIHTPLAS, from the coding sequence ATGACTACGTTGGAGATTTGTTGTTTTGGCGCAGAATGTGCGCTAGTGGCAGAACGAGCAGGTGCAGATAGAATTGAGCTATGCACGAGTCCTTCAGAAGGTGGCATTACGCCAAGTTTTGGGATGCTAAGACAAGTCAGAGATCTGGTTCGTATTCCCGTTCATCCTATTGTTCGCCCTCGAGGTGGGGATTTTTGTTACACACAAGCTGATTTTTCAGCTATGAAAAATGATATTAGTCTTATCCGTGATATGGGATTTCCAGGTGCGGTTGTTGGTCTTTTAAATGAAGAAGGGCATATTGATTTGCCTAAAATGGATATTTTAATGGAGCTTGCTGGCCCTTTAGCCATTACTTTTCATCGCGCTTTTGATATGTGTGTTAACCCCTTATTGGGGTTAGAACAACTGACACAGTTAGGTGTTTCTCGTATTTTAACTTCAGGCCAACAAGCGAATGCGGAATTAGGTTTACCTTTATTACGTACATTAAATGAAAAATCACAAGGCCCTATAATTATGGCTGGTGCTGGCGTAAGGCTCAGTAATATCCAAAAATTCCTAGATGTAGGATTAAAAGAAATACACAGTTCAGCAGGAAAAGTGGCACCTTCAACCATGATTTATCGTAAAGCAGGTGTAACAATGAGCTCTGATAGCGAGGTTGATGAATTCACACATTATTGTGTAGATGAAGATACCGTTGAAGCGATGAAAGATATTATGAGTATTCATACGCCATTAGCTTCTTAA
- the yheS_2 gene encoding ABC transporter, ATP-binding protein translates to MQSQKQGIDEEKSHIHQQKITLNYQSEGHRLNVFVDNLQLPYGYPHPISFSAYSNEHWHIKGKNGCGKSTLLKCLIQQFAPLSGEFRLNQGYCYLDQHLTLLDKTLPVAQALHQYQPAISIEQWRTRLGMLRIRGNKSLLPLEKLSGGEQLKATLLALTHSPKPPAILLLDEPDNHLDIESKQLLENLLVEYQGTLLLVSHDEVFVEHCGITHTLVLDDIA, encoded by the coding sequence ATGCAGTCTCAAAAACAAGGTATTGATGAAGAAAAGTCACATATCCATCAACAAAAAATCACGTTGAATTATCAAAGTGAAGGCCATCGCTTAAATGTGTTTGTTGATAATCTTCAACTTCCCTATGGCTACCCACACCCTATTTCATTTTCAGCTTATAGTAATGAACATTGGCACATTAAAGGTAAAAATGGGTGCGGAAAATCAACATTATTGAAATGTTTGATCCAGCAATTTGCTCCACTCTCTGGTGAGTTTCGTCTAAATCAAGGCTATTGTTATCTCGATCAACACCTTACTTTACTTGATAAAACATTGCCTGTTGCACAAGCGTTACATCAGTATCAACCTGCCATTTCTATCGAACAATGGCGAACTCGACTGGGGATGTTGAGAATTAGAGGTAATAAATCTTTACTACCACTTGAAAAACTAAGTGGTGGAGAACAATTAAAAGCAACATTATTGGCTTTAACACATAGTCCAAAACCCCCCGCGATCTTATTGCTTGATGAACCTGATAATCATCTTGATATTGAGTCCAAACAACTATTAGAGAATTTATTAGTTGAATATCAAGGTACATTGTTATTGGTTTCTCACGATGAAGTCTTTGTTGAACACTGTGGTATAACACATACCTTGGTATTAGACGATATTGCATAA
- the yheS_3 gene encoding ABC transporter, ATP-binding protein, giving the protein MAIACHFSQLTIEFNQEPLFSRLTRALACQQNALIGYNGKGKSVLLKLLAKKITPSSGLINWNIPFIYVDQFTRLQGNTVAEALDINEIYQAFQRVDTGTATLKDIELLDGKWQLPVTWQNLLDSAQLAVALDTPIAHLSGGEQTRLALCHAFLQTDCFLLLDEPDNHLDYQGQQWLIKQLAKHKSGSLIVSHNRKLLTYTDTILELSEKGLSEYGGNYALYETQKSAEIAFLDTTSERLNSQIKNEKRQQQATLQKAIQRRHQGESIRQSGSQCLLLLDMQKNRAEQRQSAVAKTPSACNRRDAVSKTRY; this is encoded by the coding sequence ATGGCAATAGCCTGTCACTTTTCACAACTTACTATAGAATTTAATCAAGAACCTCTTTTCTCGCGATTAACTCGCGCATTAGCTTGTCAGCAAAATGCATTAATCGGCTATAACGGTAAAGGTAAATCCGTATTATTAAAATTATTAGCAAAAAAAATAACGCCATCATCTGGGCTAATTAATTGGAATATCCCTTTTATATATGTTGACCAATTCACACGACTTCAAGGCAATACAGTTGCTGAAGCATTGGATATAAATGAAATTTATCAAGCCTTCCAACGCGTTGATACAGGGACTGCAACATTAAAAGACATTGAATTACTTGATGGCAAATGGCAACTCCCTGTTACTTGGCAAAATTTATTAGATTCAGCACAGCTTGCTGTCGCACTTGATACCCCCATTGCGCATTTAAGTGGAGGAGAACAAACGCGCTTGGCACTTTGCCACGCATTTTTACAAACAGATTGCTTTCTCTTATTAGATGAACCCGATAATCATCTCGATTATCAAGGGCAACAGTGGCTAATAAAACAATTAGCAAAACATAAATCAGGATCACTTATCGTAAGCCATAATCGAAAATTACTCACTTATACAGACACTATTTTAGAGTTAAGTGAAAAAGGTTTATCTGAATATGGTGGAAATTATGCTTTATATGAAACACAAAAAAGTGCAGAAATCGCATTTTTAGACACGACCAGTGAACGATTAAATAGTCAGATTAAAAATGAAAAGCGCCAACAACAAGCCACATTACAAAAAGCTATACAACGTAGACATCAAGGGGAGTCAATCAGACAAAGTGGCTCCCAGTGCTTACTTTTGCTGGATATGCAGAAAAACAGAGCAGAACAACGACAATCTGCTGTAGCAAAAACGCCATCAGCGTGTAATAGAAGAGATGCAGTCTCAAAAACAAGGTATTGA
- the cmoB_1 gene encoding tRNA (mo5U34)-methyltransferase, which produces MLDVGCGSGYHMWRMLGEGAECVVGIDPTQLFLCQFEAVRKLLGNDQRAHLIPIGIEQMPELKAFDTVFSMGVLYHRRSPLDHLWQLKNQLVSGGELVLESLVVDGDEFQCLIPGERYAQMRNVYFIPSAKMLKFG; this is translated from the coding sequence GTGTTGGATGTCGGTTGTGGCAGTGGCTATCACATGTGGCGAATGTTAGGTGAAGGGGCTGAATGTGTTGTGGGGATCGATCCCACTCAACTCTTTTTATGTCAATTTGAAGCCGTCAGAAAATTATTAGGAAATGATCAACGTGCACATTTAATTCCTATTGGCATTGAACAGATGCCAGAATTAAAAGCCTTCGATACCGTATTCTCAATGGGAGTGCTTTATCATCGTCGTTCACCACTGGATCATCTATGGCAATTAAAGAATCAATTGGTTTCAGGCGGTGAATTAGTATTAGAAAGCCTCGTTGTTGATGGTGATGAATTTCAATGCCTGATCCCTGGTGAACGTTATGCACAAATGCGTAATGTGTACTTTATCCCGTCGGCAAAAATGCTAAAGTTTGGTTAG
- the cmoB_2 gene encoding tRNA (mo5U34)-methyltransferase — MINFGSFYQLIAQDERLFHWLDTLPAQLSEWRSNALHGHFSSWERMLDGLPDITPTELDLKNGVIANRTPALSAGEQLGLNNILKSLMPWRKGPFSLYGSILIQNGAQIGNGIVFCLTFRLLKVVWCWMSVVAVAITCGEC, encoded by the coding sequence ATGATTAATTTTGGCTCGTTCTATCAACTTATTGCGCAAGATGAGCGCTTATTTCATTGGTTAGATACATTACCAGCTCAATTATCAGAATGGCGCTCAAATGCGTTACATGGTCACTTTTCCTCATGGGAAAGAATGCTCGATGGTTTGCCAGACATTACCCCTACTGAACTTGATTTAAAAAATGGCGTGATTGCCAATAGAACGCCCGCATTAAGTGCTGGTGAACAACTGGGTTTGAACAATATTCTGAAGTCTTTAATGCCATGGCGAAAAGGCCCTTTCTCCCTTTATGGGTCGATATTGATACAGAATGGCGCTCAGATTGGAAATGGGATCGTGTTTTGCCTCACCTTTCGCCTCTTGAAGGTCGTTTGGTGTTGGATGTCGGTTGTGGCAGTGGCTATCACATGTGGCGAATGTTAG
- the cmoA gene encoding tRNA (cmo5U34)-methyltransferase, translating into MSNSKSSQQDSLFATPIANLGDWRFDEKVAEVFPDMIKRSVPGYSNIISMIGMLAGRFVTPNSQVYDLGCSLGAATLSMRRNIDVAGCKIIGVDNSPAMVERCQRHIDAYKADTPVDIIEGDILDIDINNASMVVLNFTLQFLAPSDRQILLNRIYQGLNPGGVLVLSEKFSFEDKKIGELLFNMHHDFKRANGYSELEISQKRSMLENVMLTDSVETHKARLHNAGFPHAEVWFQCFNFGSLLAIKGNN; encoded by the coding sequence ATGTCGAATTCAAAATCATCACAACAAGACAGCTTATTTGCGACCCCTATTGCTAACCTGGGTGACTGGCGCTTTGATGAAAAAGTCGCTGAAGTGTTTCCTGATATGATAAAACGCTCTGTACCTGGTTACTCTAATATCATCTCTATGATTGGTATGCTTGCAGGTCGCTTTGTTACCCCCAATAGCCAAGTCTATGATTTAGGCTGCTCTTTAGGTGCGGCCACGCTTTCCATGCGTCGTAATATTGATGTTGCGGGTTGCAAAATTATTGGTGTGGATAATTCACCCGCCATGGTAGAACGCTGTCAACGCCATATTGATGCTTATAAAGCGGATACACCCGTCGATATTATTGAAGGTGATATTCTTGATATCGACATTAATAATGCCTCAATGGTCGTGCTTAACTTCACCTTACAATTCTTAGCGCCAAGCGATCGCCAAATATTATTAAACCGCATTTACCAAGGCCTAAATCCCGGTGGCGTGTTAGTACTTTCTGAAAAATTCAGTTTTGAAGATAAAAAAATTGGTGAATTACTGTTTAATATGCACCATGATTTTAAACGTGCTAACGGTTACAGCGAATTAGAAATCAGCCAAAAACGTAGTATGTTAGAAAATGTCATGCTAACAGACTCGGTTGAAACGCATAAAGCTCGCTTACATAATGCAGGTTTTCCACATGCAGAAGTTTGGTTCCAATGTTTTAATTTCGGCTCGCTTTTAGCGATTAAAGGCAATAACTAA
- the yecN gene encoding Inner membrane protein yecN, with protein MVSSLYIVLGALLLIKLSLNVVKLRTQYRVAYGDGGFYELQTAIRVHGNAVEYIPISMVLLLVMEMNGAFVWMVHICGSILIVGRFLHSYGLNTVNFAGVVQAWLPLIYQCY; from the coding sequence ATGGTTAGCTCGCTTTATATCGTACTGGGCGCACTGTTATTGATTAAATTGTCCCTCAATGTCGTAAAACTCAGAACACAATATCGGGTTGCTTATGGTGATGGTGGCTTTTATGAATTACAAACTGCCATCCGTGTTCACGGTAATGCGGTAGAATATATTCCTATTTCCATGGTTTTATTACTGGTCATGGAAATGAATGGAGCTTTTGTTTGGATGGTGCACATCTGTGGTTCAATTTTAATCGTCGGTCGCTTTTTACATTCATATGGATTAAACACCGTGAACTTCGCTGGCGTCGTTCAGGCATGGCTGCCACTTATTTATCAATGTTATTGA
- the aspS gene encoding aspartyl-tRNA synthetase, which produces MRTNYCGQLNSAHVGQKVTLCGWVNRRRDLGGLIFIDMRDREGIVQVFFDPEQKEAFSQASELRNEFCIQVTGTVRARPDSQVNKNMATGEVELAAESLSIFNRSEPLPLDSNQTNSEERRLTYRYLDLRRPEMSDRLKTRAKITSFVRRFMDGEGFIDVETPMLTKATPEGARDYLVPSRVHKGKFYALPQSPQLFKQLLMMSGFDRYYQIVKCFRDEDLRADRQPEFTQIDVETSFMSADQVREVMERMIHALWLDILDVDLGAFPVMTFAEAMRRYGSDKPDLRNPMELKDIADLVKDVEFSVFAQAANDEKCRVIALRVPGGASLTRKNIDEYTQFVSIYGAKGLAWMKVNESAKGIEGVQSPIAKFLTNDVVNSLLETTGATDGDLIFFGAGRKGTMSDAMGALRLKVGRDLELTDLNAWKPLWVIDFPMFEEDEETGELSAMHHPFTSPKDLSPVELTAHPVGAVANAYDMVINGYEVGGGSVRIHRNEMQQAVFSILGISPDEQQEKFGFLLDALKFGTPPHAGLAFGLDRLVMLLTGTDNIRDVIAFPKTTAAACLMTNAPSFANEDALKELAIAVTQKEVSEDKE; this is translated from the coding sequence ATGCGTACTAATTATTGTGGGCAGTTGAATAGCGCCCATGTGGGCCAAAAAGTGACTCTTTGTGGTTGGGTTAATCGTCGCCGTGATTTAGGTGGACTTATCTTTATAGATATGCGAGATCGCGAAGGTATTGTTCAAGTCTTCTTTGACCCAGAGCAGAAAGAGGCATTTTCTCAGGCATCAGAACTGCGTAATGAATTTTGTATTCAAGTCACAGGAACAGTACGCGCTCGTCCTGATAGCCAAGTTAATAAAAATATGGCAACAGGGGAAGTTGAGTTAGCGGCAGAATCTCTGTCTATTTTTAACCGTTCAGAGCCATTACCGTTAGATAGTAATCAAACAAATAGTGAAGAGCGTCGTTTAACTTATCGTTATTTAGACCTGCGTCGCCCTGAAATGTCTGATCGCTTAAAAACCCGCGCTAAAATAACAAGCTTTGTTCGTCGTTTTATGGATGGCGAAGGTTTCATTGATGTTGAAACCCCAATGCTGACAAAAGCAACACCTGAAGGTGCGCGTGACTATTTAGTGCCAAGCCGTGTTCATAAAGGTAAATTTTACGCATTACCACAATCACCACAGCTGTTTAAACAGCTGTTAATGATGTCGGGCTTTGATCGTTACTATCAAATCGTAAAATGCTTCCGTGATGAAGACTTACGTGCCGATCGTCAACCTGAATTTACACAAATCGATGTTGAAACCTCTTTCATGAGTGCAGATCAAGTACGCGAAGTGATGGAGCGTATGATCCATGCATTATGGTTAGATATTCTTGATGTCGATTTAGGGGCATTCCCTGTCATGACCTTTGCAGAAGCAATGCGTCGCTATGGTTCAGACAAACCAGATTTACGTAATCCAATGGAACTCAAAGACATTGCTGATTTAGTCAAAGATGTAGAGTTCAGTGTATTTGCACAAGCAGCAAATGATGAAAAATGCCGTGTTATCGCACTGCGTGTGCCAGGTGGAGCATCATTAACTCGTAAAAACATTGATGAATATACACAATTTGTCAGTATTTACGGTGCTAAAGGCCTTGCGTGGATGAAGGTCAATGAAAGTGCAAAAGGTATTGAAGGTGTACAAAGCCCAATTGCTAAATTCCTGACTAACGATGTTGTTAATAGTCTCTTAGAAACCACAGGTGCAACTGATGGCGATTTAATTTTCTTTGGTGCGGGTCGTAAAGGCACAATGAGTGATGCAATGGGGGCTCTGCGTTTGAAAGTCGGTCGTGACCTTGAACTGACAGATTTAAATGCATGGAAACCCTTATGGGTTATTGACTTCCCTATGTTTGAAGAAGATGAAGAGACTGGGGAATTAAGCGCAATGCACCATCCATTTACTTCACCAAAAGACTTATCACCTGTTGAGTTGACAGCACACCCTGTGGGAGCAGTCGCAAATGCGTATGATATGGTTATTAACGGTTATGAAGTGGGTGGCGGTTCAGTGCGTATTCACCGTAATGAAATGCAACAAGCGGTATTTAGCATTTTAGGAATTTCGCCTGATGAGCAACAAGAGAAATTTGGTTTCTTATTAGATGCATTGAAATTTGGTACACCACCACATGCGGGCTTAGCCTTCGGTTTAGACCGTTTAGTAATGCTGTTAACAGGTACTGATAATATTCGTGATGTTATTGCATTTCCTAAAACAACCGCAGCCGCGTGTTTAATGACTAATGCACCAAGCTTTGCGAATGAAGATGCTTTAAAAGAGTTAGCAATTGCAGTTACTCAAAAAGAAGTTAGCGAAGATAAAGAGTAA
- the ntpA gene encoding DATP pyrophosphohydrolase translates to MKYKRPISVLVVIYAKETKRVLMLKRRDDPDFWQSVTGSLEEGEMPFQTALREVQEEVGIDIIGENLELVDCHRSILFEIFAHFRHRYAPNVTHCQEHWFTLALPAEREIMLTEHSQYQWLDAPLAAKLTKSASNQQAIEEFVI, encoded by the coding sequence ATGAAATATAAGCGCCCGATATCCGTTTTAGTTGTTATTTATGCAAAAGAGACCAAACGGGTGCTTATGCTGAAGCGTCGAGATGATCCTGATTTCTGGCAATCAGTGACAGGTAGTTTAGAAGAGGGGGAAATGCCTTTTCAAACGGCATTGCGTGAAGTGCAAGAAGAAGTGGGAATTGATATCATAGGTGAAAATCTTGAGCTGGTGGATTGCCATCGCTCGATTCTCTTTGAGATATTTGCACATTTTCGACATCGTTATGCACCCAATGTGACACATTGTCAGGAACATTGGTTTACGTTAGCGCTTCCAGCAGAGCGAGAAATTATGCTAACAGAGCATTCGCAATACCAATGGCTAGACGCGCCACTAGCGGCAAAACTAACAAAATCTGCTAGTAATCAGCAAGCGATTGAAGAATTTGTTATTTAA